The Salvelinus alpinus chromosome 28, SLU_Salpinus.1, whole genome shotgun sequence genome includes a window with the following:
- the LOC139557274 gene encoding uncharacterized protein, with amino-acid sequence MAYCDKTGDLPSASLNNEDNRNGHDPLTDKHPTPHSKGNANDCCATEEARTVSVPHGLCVKKKKLVLHIDLNNTILVSDAVTSQGTIAALDYFISTVTWGQMSKQGKWMWMSDSPSLLPPCEGAVSYYSQFGRVAGFTSSTAGRRFRGVLDEHLAMLRWPKELKGDKELAVKGEDGQLYHWILPSFFQLLKDLVAEGRDFAILFRTFGSDLPRVLSAVSRALTQGSHPLFPDLPALKLSVNETPGQIRCSKKGAVLTRAEERLSTRDGERALYQYLSSVQCLGGFQDHFDWWARNTYSILGGKPLWVDPFDQNVQHIFIDDNIRQNDKDTIVHPKVFLDRDGSGTRTASTSELYDLCLVQNDLLRAISDPEYFTQRISICQENYDRNLQQGAG; translated from the exons ATGGCATACTGCGACAAGACAGGTGATCTTCCCTCAGCTTCTCTAAACAATGAAGACAATCGTAATGGACATGACCCGTTGACAGATAAGCACCCGACTCCACACTCCAAAGGAAATGCGAACGATTGCTGTGCCACTGAAGAAGCCCGAACAGTGTCTGTCCCTCATGGGTTGTGTGTAAAGAAGAAAAAGCTTGTCCTTCACATTGACCTCAATAACACCATCTTGGTGTCTGATGCTGTGACAAGTCAAGGAACTATTGCAGCTTTGGATTACTTTATTTCCACAGTCACATGGGGACAAATGAGTAAACAAG GTAAATGGATGTGGATGAGTGACTCACCTTCCCTACTTCCACCATGTGAGGGCGCTGTCAGCTACTACtcccagtttggccgggtggcagGCTTCACCAGCTCCACTGCAGGTCGGCGATTCCGGGGCGTGCTGGATGAGCACCTGGCGATGCTGCGATGGCCGAAGGAGCTGAAGGGGGACAAGGAGCTGGCTGTgaagggggaggatggacagctatACCACTGGATCTTGCCCTCCTTCTTCCAGCTACTGAAAGACCTGGTGGCAGAAGGGAGGGACTTTGCTATCCTGTTCCGCACTTTTGGCTCTGACCTTCCCCGTGTGCTGTCTGCAGTGTCCCGTGCCCTCACTCAGGGCTCCCACCCACTCTTCCCTGACCTTCCAGCACTTAAg CTGAGTGTGAATGAGACGCCAGGCCAGATCCGCTGCAGTAAGAAGGGGGCGGTCCTGACCCGGGCAGAGGAGCGTCTGTCGACCCGTGACGGGGAGCGAGCCCTGTACCAGTACCTCAGCTCCGTCCAGTGCCTGGGGGGCTTCCAGGACCATTTTGACTG GTGGGCCAGGAACACCTACTCCATCCTGGGAGGGAAACCTCTGTGGGTGGACCCCTTCGACCAGAATGTCCAGCACATCTTCATCGATGACAACATTCGACAGAATGACAAAGACACCATTGTCCACCCAAAG GTGTTTCTGGACCGAGACGGCTCAGGAACCCGCACAGCCTCCACCTCAGAGCTGTATGACCTCTGTCTGGTCCAGAACGACCTGCTCAGGGCCATCTCAGACCCAGAGTACTTCACCCAGCGCATCAGCATCTGCCAGGAGAACTATGACAGGAACCTTCAGCAGGGGGCAGGCTAG